A window of Chloracidobacterium sp. N contains these coding sequences:
- the sixA gene encoding phosphohistidine phosphatase SixA yields the protein MELYLMRHAIAHDVGADGSRTDAERTLTAEGRANTRAAAQAMRRLELDFDAIWTSPLARARQTADIVAEVLKKPHCLREVPELALGAAPERVIRALLRLERGSSVLLVGHEPDLSRLVAFLVWGSLDADRLDFKKGALCRVDGRFGLGGGKATLRWFLTPKQLRLLAAT from the coding sequence ATGGAACTGTACCTGATGCGCCACGCCATTGCCCACGACGTGGGGGCCGATGGCTCGCGCACGGATGCCGAACGGACACTGACGGCGGAAGGCCGTGCCAACACGCGGGCGGCCGCCCAGGCCATGCGCCGGTTGGAACTTGATTTCGACGCCATCTGGACAAGTCCGCTGGCACGCGCGCGCCAGACAGCGGACATCGTGGCGGAAGTCCTCAAAAAGCCACACTGCCTGCGGGAAGTCCCGGAACTCGCTCTGGGCGCTGCGCCGGAGCGGGTCATCCGGGCGCTGCTGCGTCTGGAGCGCGGCAGCAGCGTCCTGCTGGTCGGGCATGAGCCTGACCTGAGCCGGCTGGTGGCCTTTCTGGTCTGGGGAAGCCTCGATGCCGACCGCCTGGACTTCAAAAAAGGCGCTCTGTGCCGCGTGGACGGGCGCTTCGGGCTGGGCGGCGGCAAGGCGACGCTGCGGTGGTTTCTCACGCCAAAGCAACTCCGGCTGCTGGCGGCAACCTGA
- a CDS encoding prephenate dehydratase domain-containing protein, with the protein MTIETNLPPPASAPRVAFQGEPGAYSEMAAARFGLPQPYPTFARVCAALLAREVELGILPTENVIAGPVPEVQQLLATQPLVVVTTLWLPIEHCLLGLPDATLATATHVLSHWQALRQCRRFLARHPHLRATTVYDTAGAARLVRQQARPNLLAIASRQAARHYGLQVVAAQIADRPDNATHFVLCRAAAGTP; encoded by the coding sequence ATGACGATTGAAACCAACCTACCACCTCCGGCTTCCGCGCCGCGTGTGGCGTTTCAGGGCGAACCGGGTGCGTACAGTGAAATGGCCGCGGCCCGGTTCGGGCTTCCACAGCCCTACCCGACCTTTGCCCGGGTGTGTGCCGCCCTGCTCGCACGGGAGGTCGAGTTGGGCATCCTGCCGACGGAAAACGTCATTGCCGGCCCCGTTCCTGAAGTGCAACAGCTTCTCGCCACCCAGCCGCTGGTCGTGGTCACGACGCTGTGGCTCCCCATCGAACACTGCCTGCTGGGGCTGCCGGACGCCACGCTGGCCACGGCAACCCACGTCCTGTCACACTGGCAGGCGCTGCGGCAGTGCCGCCGCTTTCTGGCCCGGCATCCGCACCTGCGCGCCACAACGGTCTATGACACCGCCGGCGCAGCGCGGCTGGTGCGGCAACAGGCGCGGCCCAACCTGCTGGCGATTGCCTCGCGCCAGGCCGCCCGGCACTACGGGTTACAGGTTGTGGCCGCGCAGATTGCCGACCGCCCGGACAACGCCACCCACTTCGTTCTGTGCCGCGCTGCGGCAGGCACTCCATAA